AATAAACAAACTGAGACTTTCGTCTCCGTAAATCTTTTTGATATTGACCGCGCCTTTTACTTCGATGTCAAGCAGAACAAAATAGCCTGAATTTAGTTTTTTATCAACTTCTGAACGCAGTGTGCCGTATTTCTTTCCCCCATAGAATTCTTCCCATTCCAGGAATTCGCCACCGGCTGTTTTTTGGTCAAAATCGTCGTCAGTGAGGAAATAATAGTGTTTTCCGTCCACTTCTCCTTCCCGGGCAGGACGGGTAGTTGCCGAAACAGAAAACTTAAGCTCTTCAAATTCTTTAAAAAGCCGGCGCGCGAGGGTCGTTTTTCCTGCTCCGCTGGGTGCAACTAAAATGATGACTTTACCTTTTTTCATAGTAGTACTGAGACATAAGACACAAGATGTAAGATAAATTTTCTTCAATCTTACATCTTGTGTCTTAAATCTACTTTATTCGACGTTTTGGACTTGTTCACGGATTTGCTCCAGCGCTTCTTTGCATTTTACTACATACTGGGCAATGTCGGAGTTGTTAGCTTTGGAACCGATGGTATTCAGCTCGCGGTTGATCTCCTGGGTCAGGAAGTTGAGTCTTCGGCCGGCCGGTTCAGGTTGTTCAACGGCTTCAATAAAAAATTTCAGGTGTGAGCGCAGACGAACGATCTCTTCCGTAACATCCATCTTATCAACTAGAATGGCTACTTCCAATTCCAGTCGTTCGGGGTCAATTTTGTCTTCCTCAATCAGGTTGTTGATTCGCTCCATCAGCTTATCCCGCGCATCTTCAGCTCGCCCGGCTGTTTCTTTGGTGATGATTTCCAGGTTTTCATCAATAAACTCGATGCGGTCCACCAGGTCGTTTTTAAGCTGACTGCCTTCCTGGGTTCTCATTTTCAGGAGAGATTCCACCGCTTCTGAAAGTGCTTTTTCAGCCACCTTCCATTTTTGTTCCAGCACTTCCTCGTCTTCTTCCTCATTAATAAACACATCGCCGAACTGGGTTATGTCTTTGATGGAAATGGGATCTGAAATGCCGGCTGCTTCCCTGAGATTATCCAGAATTCGGGAATAACCTTTTACTTTCTTTTCATCCACCCGGATGGAAGGCTCACCCGTTTCTGATTCCGACAGGTAAACGGTAATATTCAATTTACCACGATTAATCGTTTTCTGAACCAGCTCTTTGACTTCAAGTTCTTTGTCTTGCAAACGCTGTGGCAGGCGAATACTCAGATCCAGATAGCGACTGTTTAGTGATTTAATTTCAACCGTGGCCGTGATGCCGTTTTCAGAGGCTTCTCCGCGACCAAAGCCGGTCATTGATATAATCATGATAATCTTGATGATGAAAATTGAGCGAGAAAATACGAAAGTATATCCCCTTTAAAAACTTTACTCGAATTGGGAGTTAAAGGTGATGAAGTGAGGAGTGATAAAGTGATATGTTGATATGGTGATATGAAAAATTCGTAAATCGAACCTGACATGGTGAGTAGATCAGGTATGGATCTTTCGGAGGTATCCTCAAGATGACCCCACTCCTCACTTCATCACCCTATCACTTTATCACTCATCACTATTCCATTCAATGAAAGCGAAGTTTTGTTATCTTGGCAGCCACTCAATTTTTGATATGACTATTTTAGGAATCTCAGCTTTTTATCATGATTCGGCGGCTTGTATAATTCAGGATGGCAGAATTGTAGCCGCAGCCCAGGAAGAACGGTTCACCCGAAAAAAACATGAGGAAGGATTTCCGTCTAATGCCATTCGGTTTTGCCTGGATTTTGCTGACATTAAGCTCGGGGACCTGGATGCCATCGCTTTTTATGATAAGCCGTTGCTGAAGTTTGAACGCCTGCTGGAAACCTACCTTTCTTTTGCTCCGCGCGGTGTGAAGTCTTTTATAACCGCCATGCCCGTCTGGTTAAAGGAAAAAATGTTCATGAAGCGGGTGATGCACGAGGAGCTTGCTAAAATCGGTGATTATGACCGAAAAGAGCTGAAGCTGCTGTTTCCCGAACATCATCTGAGTCATGCAGCCAGTGCCTTTTATCCATCTCCTTTTGAAGAATCAGCAATCCTCACCATCGATGGAGTGGGAGAGTGGGCCACCGCTTCCATTTGCTCTGGTAAAGGTTCTGAAATCACCATTTACCGGGAGTTAACTTTTCCGCATTCGCTGGGACTGCTCTACTCGGCCTTTACCTATTATTTGGGATTCAGGGTCAATTCCGGGGAGTATAAACTTATGGGGCTGGCACCTTATGGGAATCCGAATTCCAAAATGGTAGAGGAGTATATCTCTAAGATTAAGACAGATTTGATGGAGCTCAATGGCGATGGTTCCATTTATCTGAATCAGGATTACTTTGATTATGCTACCGGACTAAAAATGGTGAAGGAAAAGAAGTGGGAAGAACTCTTTGGCTTCCCAAAGAGGGAAGAAGAAGCGGAGCTGCAGCAGCATGAAGCGAATCTTGCCCTCGCCATTCAGAAAGTAACCGAAGAAGCGGTGCTGAAAATGGCAAAGGAAGCCCGGCGTTTGACGGACTCAAAGAATCTCTGCCTTGCCGGTGGGGTGGCACTGAACTGTGTAGCCAATGGGGCTATTCAGAATGAGGGGATTTTTGATGACATTTATATACAGCCGGCGGCGGGAGATGCAGGTGGATCGGTAGGGGCAGCACTTGCAGCCCACCATATTTATTTTGGGAAAGTCAGGAAGCCCCAGCAACCTGACGCCATGCAGGGCAGCTATTTGGGGCCCGATTTTCACGAATTTGAAATCCTGCAGCAGACCAAAAAATTCAAACCCGTTTATGAGAAATTGGATGAATCAAAGCTCTATCCCAAAGTAGCGGAATGGCTGGATGAAGGGAATGTGGTTGGGTGGTTTCAGGGGCGGATGGAATTTGGCCCCCGTGCCTTAGGTGCACGATCCATTTTAGGTGATCCCCGAAATCCAAAGATGCAGAAAAAGCTGAATCTGAAGATCAAATACCGGGAATCGTTCAGGCCATTTGCTCCATCGGTGCTTGCAGAAGATGCAGGACAATTTTTCGAGTTGAAATCAGACTCACCGTATATGCTTTTGGTGCAGGAGGTGAAAGAGGAGCATCATAAAGAGTTGCCGGAAAACTATCACCAACTACCACTCA
The nucleotide sequence above comes from Gracilimonas sp.. Encoded proteins:
- the gmk gene encoding guanylate kinase, with amino-acid sequence MKKGKVIILVAPSGAGKTTLARRLFKEFEELKFSVSATTRPAREGEVDGKHYYFLTDDDFDQKTAGGEFLEWEEFYGGKKYGTLRSEVDKKLNSGYFVLLDIEVKGAVNIKKIYGDESLSLFIKPPSIDVLKQRLIARGTEDDETLALRLQRAEKELTYADQFDQVIINDNLDTAYAEVKKAVVEFMNQN
- a CDS encoding YicC/YloC family endoribonuclease; this translates as MIISMTGFGRGEASENGITATVEIKSLNSRYLDLSIRLPQRLQDKELEVKELVQKTINRGKLNITVYLSESETGEPSIRVDEKKVKGYSRILDNLREAAGISDPISIKDITQFGDVFINEEEDEEVLEQKWKVAEKALSEAVESLLKMRTQEGSQLKNDLVDRIEFIDENLEIITKETAGRAEDARDKLMERINNLIEEDKIDPERLELEVAILVDKMDVTEEIVRLRSHLKFFIEAVEQPEPAGRRLNFLTQEINRELNTIGSKANNSDIAQYVVKCKEALEQIREQVQNVE
- a CDS encoding carbamoyltransferase; translation: MTILGISAFYHDSAACIIQDGRIVAAAQEERFTRKKHEEGFPSNAIRFCLDFADIKLGDLDAIAFYDKPLLKFERLLETYLSFAPRGVKSFITAMPVWLKEKMFMKRVMHEELAKIGDYDRKELKLLFPEHHLSHAASAFYPSPFEESAILTIDGVGEWATASICSGKGSEITIYRELTFPHSLGLLYSAFTYYLGFRVNSGEYKLMGLAPYGNPNSKMVEEYISKIKTDLMELNGDGSIYLNQDYFDYATGLKMVKEKKWEELFGFPKREEEAELQQHEANLALAIQKVTEEAVLKMAKEARRLTDSKNLCLAGGVALNCVANGAIQNEGIFDDIYIQPAAGDAGGSVGAALAAHHIYFGKVRKPQQPDAMQGSYLGPDFHEFEILQQTKKFKPVYEKLDESKLYPKVAEWLDEGNVVGWFQGRMEFGPRALGARSILGDPRNPKMQKKLNLKIKYRESFRPFAPSVLAEDAGQFFELKSDSPYMLLVQEVKEEHHKELPENYHQLPLREKLAFERSAFPAITHIDFSARIQTVHQETNPRYWKLLSAFKERTGVGMVVNTSFNVRGEPIVCTPEDAYRCFMNTEMDYLVIGNYVFDKAEQPEWEKDIRFEKD